A genomic segment from uncultured Marinifilum sp. encodes:
- a CDS encoding transposase → MISKDKDDKLIRIYFLVCEKFEELQFYCERFSNNSKPEFTDQEIMTIYLYCMHYEEHIKVKQIHRFASDWLRSWFPKLVGYKAFNNRLNKLSGAFARLVEILLSDYQPEDCCLDQSLLDSMPIITCSGKRSGKVATEITDKGFCSTKGIYYYGMKLHLLGFRRIGKLPHPEQILFTPASVNDVNVFKEAWSGIENRTFFGDKIYFINELNQNMLKHQNSQTLAPIKGVKGMPDIIKQRIKAADDLFSTAVSRIRQPVEAIFNWLIEKTDIQKASKVRSTKGLMIHTFGRLAAAFIALAL, encoded by the coding sequence ATGATTTCCAAGGATAAAGACGACAAGTTAATAAGAATTTACTTTTTGGTTTGCGAAAAGTTTGAAGAACTTCAATTTTATTGTGAAAGATTCAGTAATAACAGTAAACCTGAATTTACCGATCAAGAAATTATGACCATTTATTTATACTGTATGCACTATGAAGAGCATATAAAAGTAAAACAAATTCACCGTTTTGCTTCTGACTGGTTGAGATCATGGTTTCCAAAGTTAGTAGGCTATAAAGCCTTTAATAACAGACTTAATAAACTAAGTGGAGCTTTTGCCCGGTTAGTTGAAATACTTTTGTCAGACTATCAGCCGGAAGATTGTTGTCTGGATCAAAGTTTATTGGACTCAATGCCAATTATTACCTGTTCAGGCAAACGTTCTGGAAAAGTTGCAACAGAAATAACAGATAAAGGATTCTGCTCGACAAAAGGTATTTATTATTATGGTATGAAACTGCATTTATTGGGTTTCAGACGTATTGGTAAATTGCCACATCCTGAGCAAATACTATTTACTCCTGCTTCTGTTAATGATGTTAATGTTTTTAAAGAAGCATGGTCAGGTATTGAGAACAGAACATTTTTTGGCGATAAAATATACTTTATTAATGAGCTTAACCAGAATATGTTGAAACATCAAAACTCTCAGACTCTTGCTCCAATCAAAGGGGTAAAAGGAATGCCAGATATAATAAAACAGAGAATTAAAGCTGCTGATGATTTATTCTCAACGGCAGTATCCAGAATTAGGCAACCTGTTGAGGCAATATTCAATTGGTTAATTGAAAAAACAGATATTCAAAAAGCTAGTAAAGTCAGATCTACAAAAGGATTAATGATACATACTTTTGGCAGGTTAGCTGCTGCTTTCATTGCATTAGCACTTTAG
- a CDS encoding M20 family metallopeptidase, producing MIDIKNKITEYAKSVKEEIIEIRSHLHKHPELSFEEFETSKFIQAKLDDYGISYKNGYVKTGIVGIIKGVNPQKKVIALRSDMDALPITENPENKHCSLNKGVMHACGHDMHIASLLGTAKILNALKSEWEGSILLIFQPGEELLPGGARLMMEEGALQPKPEWILGQHVLPDMPTGTVGFRSGMYMASGDEIYLTIKGKGGHAAMPHRCTDNVLIASHIIVALQQIVSRHCDARIPTVLSFGKIEANGATNIIPDEVKIAGTFRTMNEEWRAKAKQLITSIAQSTAKGMGAECEVDIRHGYPFLVNHENYTDQAKLNAIDLLGEDKVVNMDIRMTTEDFGFYSQKYPATFYRFGVKSDKNGALHTSNFEANEDALETSMRTMAWLAISYLNK from the coding sequence ATGATTGACATAAAAAATAAAATTACAGAATATGCAAAATCTGTAAAAGAAGAGATAATAGAGATACGTTCCCATTTACACAAACATCCCGAGTTATCTTTTGAGGAATTTGAAACCTCTAAATTCATACAAGCAAAGTTAGATGATTATGGCATATCTTATAAAAATGGATATGTAAAAACGGGAATTGTTGGTATAATTAAAGGCGTAAATCCCCAAAAAAAAGTAATTGCTTTGCGCTCTGATATGGATGCACTGCCAATAACAGAGAATCCTGAAAATAAACATTGTTCGCTTAATAAAGGAGTAATGCATGCCTGTGGCCACGATATGCACATTGCCAGTCTTTTGGGTACTGCAAAAATATTAAATGCATTAAAATCTGAATGGGAAGGAAGCATATTGCTAATTTTTCAGCCTGGCGAGGAGTTATTACCTGGTGGTGCACGCTTAATGATGGAAGAAGGTGCTCTACAACCCAAGCCTGAATGGATATTAGGACAGCATGTTCTACCAGATATGCCTACAGGAACCGTTGGCTTTCGATCGGGAATGTATATGGCTTCGGGCGATGAAATATATCTTACCATAAAAGGAAAAGGCGGACACGCAGCCATGCCTCATCGTTGCACCGATAATGTATTAATTGCCTCTCATATTATTGTTGCCCTGCAGCAAATTGTAAGCAGACATTGCGATGCCAGAATTCCAACAGTACTATCGTTCGGAAAAATAGAAGCCAATGGAGCTACTAATATTATTCCCGATGAAGTAAAAATAGCCGGCACTTTTCGTACCATGAACGAAGAATGGAGAGCAAAAGCGAAACAACTAATTACCTCTATTGCACAATCAACAGCAAAAGGAATGGGTGCCGAATGTGAGGTAGATATCAGGCATGGCTACCCATTTTTGGTGAATCATGAAAACTATACCGATCAGGCCAAATTAAATGCAATTGACTTATTGGGAGAAGATAAGGTTGTGAATATGGATATTCGTATGACAACGGAAGATTTTGGCTTTTATTCTCAAAAATATCCTGCTACATTTTATCGCTTCGGTGTAAAATCAGATAAAAATGGAGCTCTTCATACTTCAAATTTTGAGGCAAACGAAGATGCTTTAGAAACATCGATGAGAACAATGGCCTGGCTGGCTATTTCCTATTTAAATAAATAG
- the meaB gene encoding methylmalonyl Co-A mutase-associated GTPase MeaB: MSDKKKQNKGHIENDPTYKGLQVNSGISQPPSINPRIAERLKKKRKQYSVDDFVKGILNGDRGILSQAITLIESSKFEHQKVAQEIIEKCLPYSGKSVRIGITGVPGAGKSTFIEAFGKHVTNQGHKLAVLAIDPSSERSKGSILGDKTRMEELAVDNNAYIRPSPSAGSLGGVARKTRESLILCEAAGFDTILIETVGVGQSETAVHSMVDFFLLLKIAGAGDELQGIKRGIMEMADAISINKADGNNVHKAKLARVQFQNALHLFPQPKSGWSPRVLTCSSLEKTGVDSIWDTIKDYCSHTQQNGYFEQRRSEQAKYWMYETINEQLKDGFYHQKVIKEQIPDFEKKVLNDEMSSFVAAFKLLNAYFGEIKNNE, encoded by the coding sequence ATGTCGGATAAAAAAAAGCAAAATAAAGGTCATATAGAGAACGACCCTACTTATAAAGGCTTACAGGTTAACTCAGGAATTAGCCAGCCACCGTCGATAAATCCTCGTATAGCAGAACGTTTGAAGAAAAAAAGAAAACAATATTCTGTTGATGATTTTGTAAAGGGAATTTTGAATGGTGATAGAGGGATTTTAAGTCAGGCAATTACACTAATCGAGAGTTCTAAATTCGAGCATCAGAAAGTTGCACAGGAAATTATTGAAAAGTGCCTTCCTTATTCAGGAAAATCGGTAAGAATTGGTATTACTGGTGTTCCAGGAGCAGGTAAAAGTACTTTTATCGAGGCTTTTGGTAAACATGTTACCAATCAGGGGCATAAGTTGGCAGTATTGGCAATCGACCCCAGTAGCGAAAGAAGTAAGGGAAGTATACTTGGCGATAAAACCAGAATGGAAGAATTAGCTGTTGATAATAACGCTTATATTCGACCATCTCCTTCGGCAGGTTCACTTGGAGGTGTAGCACGTAAAACCCGCGAAAGCCTAATTCTATGCGAAGCTGCCGGATTCGATACCATATTAATCGAAACAGTAGGTGTAGGTCAGTCGGAAACAGCAGTTCACTCGATGGTTGATTTTTTCCTTCTATTAAAAATTGCCGGAGCAGGAGATGAGCTACAAGGAATAAAACGGGGTATTATGGAAATGGCCGATGCCATATCTATTAATAAAGCCGATGGAAATAATGTGCACAAAGCCAAATTAGCCAGAGTGCAGTTTCAGAATGCATTACATCTTTTTCCTCAACCTAAATCAGGTTGGTCTCCTAGGGTGTTAACATGTTCATCATTAGAAAAAACGGGTGTCGATTCTATTTGGGATACAATAAAAGATTATTGCAGTCATACACAACAAAATGGGTATTTTGAGCAAAGAAGAAGTGAGCAAGCCAAGTATTGGATGTATGAAACAATAAACGAGCAATTAAAAGATGGTTTTTATCATCAAAAAGTAATAAAAGAACAAATTCCAGATTTTGAAAAAAAGGTTTTAAATGACGAGATGAGTTCTTTCGTAGCTGCATTTAAGTTATTGAATGCATACTTTGGGGAGATTAAGAATAATGAGTAG
- a CDS encoding NAD+ synthase, with protein sequence MKIALAQLNYHIGNFESNTEKIISIIEKSKKENVDLLIFSELAICGYPPKDLLERKDFVDRTLLALKKVAKNCTDIAAVIGGPSINPNTKGKNLYNSAYFISNGKIESIHNKSLLPNYDIFDEYRYFEPNTEFSLVEFKGKKIAITICEDLWENQPTDNNFSKSELYTVSPMEELNKLQPDFVVNIAASPFSYNQKNYRTNILKTCSQKYELPVFYVNQIGAHTELIFDGDSMVLNSKGELACRLKYFEEDYKIVDLDKIENSQIEEKEVDYIEKIHDALVLGLKDYFEKMGFKQACLGLSGGIDSAVTVVLAERALGKENVRVLLMPSEFSSDHSIKDAVDLAENLGIQYEIVAIQDIFNEFQKSLSPIFGDLPFNVAEENIQARIRGTLMMGLSNKFGHILLNTSNKSEAAVGYGTLYGDMNGGLSVLGDVYKTDVFKMAWFMNKDAEVIPENTIVKPPSAELRPDQKDSDSLPDYDILDGILYRYIEKNMSFEEIIKEGFEKETVKKAIRLVNMNEYKRFQTPPILRVSSKAFGFGRKIPLVAKH encoded by the coding sequence ATGAAAATAGCATTAGCACAATTAAACTACCATATTGGCAATTTCGAAAGCAATACAGAAAAAATAATTTCAATCATTGAAAAATCAAAAAAAGAAAATGTCGATTTGCTTATTTTTTCGGAGTTGGCCATTTGTGGATATCCTCCTAAAGATTTATTAGAACGTAAAGATTTTGTGGATCGCACATTACTTGCCTTAAAGAAAGTTGCAAAGAACTGTACCGATATTGCTGCTGTTATTGGAGGTCCATCAATAAATCCAAATACAAAAGGTAAAAACCTTTACAATTCGGCTTATTTTATTTCTAATGGTAAAATAGAGAGTATTCACAATAAAAGCCTATTGCCAAATTACGATATTTTCGATGAATACAGATATTTCGAACCCAACACAGAATTCTCGCTGGTAGAATTTAAGGGCAAGAAAATTGCAATAACTATTTGTGAAGATTTATGGGAAAATCAGCCAACCGATAATAATTTTTCAAAATCGGAACTATACACCGTTTCTCCCATGGAGGAACTAAACAAATTACAGCCCGATTTTGTAGTAAATATTGCAGCCTCACCTTTTTCTTACAATCAAAAAAATTACAGAACCAACATTCTTAAAACATGTAGCCAAAAATACGAGTTACCTGTATTTTATGTGAATCAAATAGGTGCACACACCGAACTAATTTTCGATGGCGACTCTATGGTTTTAAACTCGAAAGGCGAGCTTGCCTGTCGATTAAAATATTTCGAGGAAGATTATAAAATTGTTGATTTAGATAAAATAGAAAATTCTCAAATTGAGGAAAAAGAAGTTGATTATATCGAAAAAATTCATGACGCCCTTGTACTAGGACTAAAGGATTATTTTGAGAAAATGGGCTTTAAACAAGCATGCTTAGGATTATCAGGCGGAATTGATTCTGCCGTTACTGTTGTTTTAGCCGAAAGGGCACTTGGCAAAGAAAATGTAAGAGTACTGCTTATGCCATCGGAGTTTTCGTCGGATCATTCCATTAAAGATGCTGTAGATTTAGCAGAAAACCTAGGAATACAATACGAAATTGTTGCCATTCAGGATATATTTAATGAATTCCAGAAATCATTAAGTCCTATTTTTGGCGATTTACCTTTTAATGTTGCCGAAGAAAACATACAAGCCCGAATTCGTGGAACCTTAATGATGGGTTTATCCAATAAATTCGGACACATACTTCTTAACACATCGAACAAAAGTGAAGCTGCTGTTGGATACGGTACACTTTATGGAGATATGAACGGAGGACTATCGGTATTGGGGGATGTTTACAAAACCGATGTGTTTAAAATGGCCTGGTTTATGAATAAAGATGCCGAAGTTATTCCGGAAAATACAATTGTAAAACCACCTTCGGCCGAATTGCGTCCCGATCAAAAAGATTCAGATTCTTTACCCGATTATGACATTTTAGATGGTATTTTATACCGATATATAGAAAAAAATATGTCTTTTGAAGAAATTATTAAGGAAGGTTTTGAAAAAGAAACCGTAAAAAAGGCAATTCGTCTGGTAAATATGAATGAGTACAAAAGATTCCAAACTCCGCCTATATTGCGCGTTTCATCTAAGGCTTTTGGCTTTGGTCGAAAAATACCATTGGTAGCAAAACACTAG
- a CDS encoding nitrilase-related carbon-nitrogen hydrolase: MKIALIQFAPVFGDIKSNIEKLKPLLEKAKNADLLVLPELANSGYNFDSKDEAKQFSETIEDSVFINFLKNYCREYEFCVATGFCEREGNNLFNTALLIDKTGVIGKYRKLHLFMNEKKIFEPGNLGLPIFTIDKVKIGMLVCFDWMFPEVWRKLALNGVDLILHPSNLVLPYAQSVIPSYSLINRIFIATANRIGTEKDLTFTGQSVITNPKGELIAKAGAEEEILILDIDPKLARNKMITPMNDAFKDRRSDIYE, translated from the coding sequence ATGAAAATTGCACTTATTCAGTTTGCTCCGGTTTTTGGAGATATAAAATCGAATATAGAAAAACTAAAACCTTTATTAGAAAAGGCTAAAAATGCCGATTTGCTTGTTTTACCTGAACTGGCAAATTCGGGTTACAATTTCGATTCGAAAGATGAGGCAAAACAATTTTCTGAAACTATTGAAGACAGTGTTTTTATAAATTTCTTGAAAAATTATTGCAGAGAGTATGAGTTTTGCGTGGCAACTGGATTTTGCGAACGCGAAGGAAATAACTTATTTAATACAGCACTTTTAATCGATAAAACAGGAGTAATTGGAAAATACAGAAAGCTTCATTTGTTTATGAACGAGAAAAAGATTTTTGAGCCAGGAAATTTAGGTTTACCCATTTTTACTATTGACAAAGTAAAAATCGGGATGCTCGTTTGTTTCGATTGGATGTTTCCCGAAGTATGGAGGAAATTAGCACTTAATGGTGTTGATTTAATTTTACATCCATCGAATTTGGTTTTACCTTATGCACAATCGGTAATTCCTTCTTATTCTCTTATAAACCGCATTTTTATTGCTACTGCAAATAGAATAGGAACAGAAAAAGACTTAACATTCACAGGACAATCTGTAATTACTAATCCTAAAGGCGAACTTATAGCCAAAGCAGGAGCTGAAGAAGAGATTCTTATTCTGGATATTGATCCTAAACTTGCAAGAAACAAAATGATTACTCCCATGAACGATGCTTTTAAAGATAGAAGAAGTGATATATACGAATAA
- a CDS encoding 5-formyltetrahydrofolate cyclo-ligase, with translation MDTNTNIDQEKKKIRKEIKLLKLEYSEAQKKELSQPVLKKLEEMPEFIDAKVVMLYWSMKDEVFSHDFVCKWAKQKKVILPCVKGTTLDLKEFKGREYLVDGENYGIPEPDGPVFMAEDEIDLILIPGVAFDKQNNRMGRGKAYYDRLLQSLSAYKVGICFDFQILDQVPIDEHDIKMNTIIH, from the coding sequence ATGGACACAAATACGAATATAGACCAAGAGAAGAAAAAAATCCGTAAAGAAATAAAGCTGTTGAAGCTAGAATATTCCGAAGCGCAAAAAAAAGAATTGTCGCAGCCCGTTTTAAAAAAGCTGGAAGAAATGCCTGAGTTTATCGATGCAAAAGTAGTAATGCTTTACTGGTCGATGAAAGATGAGGTGTTTTCGCACGATTTTGTTTGTAAGTGGGCAAAGCAGAAAAAGGTTATTCTGCCTTGTGTTAAAGGTACAACGCTCGATTTAAAGGAATTTAAAGGACGAGAATATTTAGTTGATGGAGAAAATTATGGCATTCCCGAACCCGACGGACCTGTATTTATGGCTGAAGATGAAATTGATTTAATCCTGATTCCTGGAGTAGCTTTCGATAAGCAAAATAATAGGATGGGACGAGGAAAAGCATATTACGATCGTTTATTACAATCATTAAGTGCTTATAAGGTTGGTATATGTTTTGATTTTCAGATTTTGGATCAAGTTCCAATTGATGAGCATGATATTAAAATGAATACCATTATCCACTAA
- a CDS encoding Crp/Fnr family transcriptional regulator — MIENERKSRETICGEIISNPNSVFNVLTPGEKEELKSNMTCSFFKKGEYIYKEGERPIGLICLSEGKVKIFKEGVGGREQIVRMAKPIGFIGYRALFAEENNIASAVAIEDSITCTVSYDLILKLLRSNAELALCIIRSLSTELGFSNNRTITLTQKHIRGRLAESLLFLRDTYGFEDDEATIKVYLSREDIANLSNMTTSNAIRTLSTFASEGVIAIDGRKIKILDKVRLDRISKLG, encoded by the coding sequence ATGATTGAGAATGAAAGAAAGTCGAGAGAGACTATTTGTGGGGAAATAATAAGCAATCCAAACTCTGTATTTAATGTTCTTACTCCTGGCGAGAAAGAAGAATTAAAGTCGAATATGACTTGTTCTTTTTTTAAGAAGGGCGAATACATTTACAAAGAAGGCGAAAGACCAATTGGTCTGATTTGTTTATCGGAAGGGAAAGTTAAAATTTTTAAAGAAGGTGTTGGCGGACGCGAACAAATTGTTCGTATGGCAAAACCAATTGGTTTTATTGGCTATCGCGCACTCTTTGCAGAGGAGAACAATATTGCATCGGCAGTAGCTATCGAAGACTCTATTACCTGTACAGTAAGCTATGATTTGATACTAAAACTACTTCGATCGAATGCAGAACTGGCTCTTTGTATTATCCGTTCGCTTTCTACAGAACTTGGTTTCTCGAACAACAGAACTATTACGCTTACACAAAAGCATATTCGCGGACGACTGGCAGAATCATTGCTATTTTTGCGTGATACTTATGGATTTGAAGACGATGAAGCAACCATTAAGGTATATTTATCGAGAGAAGATATTGCAAACTTATCGAACATGACCACTTCGAATGCAATTCGCACACTATCGACTTTTGCCAGCGAAGGTGTAATTGCTATTGATGGACGAAAAATAAAAATATTAGACAAGGTTCGCCTTGATAGAATAAGTAAGTTAGGATAA
- a CDS encoding 4Fe-4S binding protein — protein sequence MAYVINDDCISCGSCEGECPVEAISMGDEHYVIDADLCTDCGTCVDACPVEAIHPE from the coding sequence ATGGCTTACGTAATTAACGACGACTGTATTTCTTGCGGTTCTTGTGAAGGAGAATGTCCTGTTGAAGCTATCTCTATGGGTGATGAGCATTATGTAATTGACGCAGATCTTTGTACTGATTGTGGTACTTGCGTTGACGCTTGTCCGGTAGAAGCTATTCACCCTGAATAA
- a CDS encoding DUF1573 domain-containing protein, which translates to MSKKMIFLLVAAICGGFLFANAQNTKPVMKFDSKVHDFGTFKEEQGKQAYAFEFVNTGTQPIIINQVRSSCGCTSPDWSKQPIAPGKKGFIKATFDPKNRPGAFNKSVTITANTNPSITILRIKGKVIEREKTIADLFPREMSGLRMKNNHLSFTKVKNTEVKEASMEVYNDSDSPVSIAFKRMPAHLKIKLVPEKIQAKQKGKIVAYYDASKKNDWGFVVDYLDILVNQQHKPGQRLTVSANIVEDFAQLSDTEKAKAPKIEFEKNIFDFGELTQGEKAEYTFKMKNNGQSDLIIRKTKASCGCTAIAPQAKIIKAGEETELKVVFNSRGKRGRQNKLITVITNDPAKSAVQLRVRGNVIMPKLN; encoded by the coding sequence ATGAGTAAAAAAATGATTTTTTTGTTAGTGGCTGCAATTTGTGGAGGTTTTTTATTTGCAAATGCTCAGAATACCAAGCCAGTAATGAAATTCGATTCTAAAGTTCACGATTTTGGTACTTTTAAAGAAGAACAAGGTAAACAAGCTTATGCTTTTGAATTTGTTAATACGGGAACGCAGCCAATAATTATTAATCAGGTTCGTTCTTCTTGTGGATGTACTTCTCCCGATTGGAGTAAGCAGCCAATTGCCCCAGGTAAAAAAGGATTTATTAAAGCAACTTTTGATCCTAAAAATCGCCCGGGAGCATTTAACAAATCAGTTACTATAACAGCAAATACCAATCCATCTATTACAATTTTAAGAATTAAAGGAAAAGTAATTGAACGTGAAAAAACAATTGCAGATCTTTTTCCCAGAGAAATGTCTGGCTTAAGAATGAAAAATAACCATCTGTCTTTTACTAAAGTAAAAAATACCGAAGTAAAAGAAGCGTCGATGGAAGTTTATAATGATAGTGATAGTCCGGTAAGTATTGCCTTTAAAAGAATGCCGGCTCACTTAAAAATTAAGCTTGTTCCTGAAAAAATTCAAGCTAAGCAAAAAGGTAAAATTGTAGCTTATTACGATGCATCTAAGAAAAATGATTGGGGATTTGTTGTGGACTATTTGGATATATTGGTTAATCAGCAACATAAACCAGGACAAAGACTAACTGTAAGTGCTAATATTGTTGAAGATTTTGCTCAGCTTAGCGATACAGAAAAAGCAAAAGCTCCAAAAATAGAATTCGAAAAAAATATTTTTGATTTTGGGGAGTTAACTCAAGGCGAAAAAGCTGAGTATACTTTTAAAATGAAAAACAATGGTCAGTCCGATTTAATTATCAGAAAAACCAAAGCATCTTGTGGATGTACTGCTATTGCTCCTCAGGCAAAAATTATAAAAGCCGGAGAAGAAACAGAGTTAAAAGTGGTGTTTAATTCGAGAGGAAAACGCGGTCGTCAGAACAAACTGATAACTGTAATTACAAACGACCCTGCTAAATCGGCTGTTCAGCTGCGAGTAAGAGGTAATGTAATAATGCCAAAACTGAACTAA
- a CDS encoding transposase yields the protein MNGDKFRRQYKTNLSGFDQWDKKLHAKDYLIFPENIGSNLALDETAFSNGELYTILSNKDKKGKQGSLVGVFNGTQADSIISLIREHISEELRYTVKEVTLDMAGSMNKIVRKCFLKAEITTDRFHVQKLANDAVQELRIKHRWKIIDDENAEYKKAKLEGKLYKPEILENGDTLRQLMARARYALYKSPEKWTTSQEIRARLLFERFPEIKKAYRLSDGLRKIYNQSLEPNVARLKLAQWFDEIERAGMDSFNSIKRTFEVHHKQIVNYFLNRSTNAFAESLNAKIKNFRRSLRGIVDLDFFLFRLSKIFA from the coding sequence ATAAATGGTGATAAATTTCGAAGACAGTACAAAACAAATTTAAGTGGTTTTGATCAATGGGATAAAAAGCTACACGCCAAAGATTACCTGATATTTCCTGAAAACATAGGTTCTAATTTAGCTCTTGATGAAACAGCCTTTTCAAATGGAGAGTTGTATACCATTCTCAGTAACAAAGATAAAAAAGGAAAGCAAGGTAGCTTGGTTGGTGTGTTTAACGGAACACAAGCTGATTCCATTATAAGTTTAATTCGCGAACACATTTCAGAAGAGTTGCGCTATACCGTTAAAGAAGTTACTCTTGACATGGCTGGTAGCATGAATAAGATCGTAAGAAAATGTTTTCTAAAAGCTGAAATCACTACAGATCGATTTCATGTGCAAAAGCTGGCCAATGATGCCGTACAAGAGCTTAGAATTAAGCATAGGTGGAAGATAATAGATGATGAAAATGCAGAGTATAAGAAAGCGAAATTAGAAGGAAAATTGTATAAACCTGAAATATTGGAAAATGGTGATACACTGCGACAATTGATGGCTAGAGCTCGTTATGCATTGTATAAATCTCCGGAAAAATGGACTACATCTCAAGAAATCAGAGCTCGTTTATTATTTGAAAGATTTCCCGAAATTAAGAAAGCATACAGGCTCTCGGATGGACTTAGAAAAATATACAATCAATCTTTAGAACCAAATGTAGCAAGACTTAAACTAGCACAATGGTTCGATGAAATTGAAAGAGCCGGAATGGATTCTTTTAATTCAATAAAAAGAACTTTTGAAGTACATCATAAACAAATTGTTAATTATTTCTTGAATAGAAGTACAAACGCTTTTGCCGAATCTTTAAATGCTAAAATTAAAAATTTCAGAAGATCTTTAAGAGGGATTGTTGATTTAGATTTCTTCCTTTTTAGGTTATCTAAAATTTTTGCTTAG